DNA sequence from the Pungitius pungitius chromosome 3, fPunPun2.1, whole genome shotgun sequence genome:
GAGGGCCCCAAAAANNNNNNNNNNNNNNNNNNNNNNNNNNNNNNNNNNNNNNNNNNNNNNNNNNNNNNNNNNNNNNNNNNNNNNNNNNNNNNNNNNNNNNNNNNNNNNNNNNNNNNNNNNNNNNNNNNNNNNNNNNNNNNNNNNNNNNNNNNNNNNNNNNNNNNNNNNNNNNNNNNNNNNNNNNNNNNNNNNNNNNNNNNNNNNNNNNNNNNNNGACGTAACTGTGAATAACTTTTTGCTTTCAGACCAAATGCATTCAATcaccacatttttcaaaaacttTTGTCATTCATACTCCACAAACAGCAGCTGAATCTGCGCCCCTCAACAGGTGCGTCAATAGTACAAATAACAGGTGAGATGTTACATTTTGCAGAACATTGTTTAAACTTTGAAACCTGTTACAATAGAAATTTTTTGATTTTAGGATCAAAAAGTTGCCTCAGAGGGAAGGGAAAGGCTGAAACTATTATAAAGCAAATTATTTCTCATTGATTCCTGTTACATACATTTGAGTGCATTCAAGAAATTACAAATCTGTTATTCTATAATGAAATAACGTTTGTGCGCGAAAATTCATTCAAACTTTCACTAAAAGTGAATAATTGCATGTAATGTAGTGTTAGGTCAGTGTGTTATATAAGTGACATGCATGTTTTCTGAATGCAGCGAGCTCATTTGGAGACGTGTACGAAGGGTTTTGTTGGTCTGAGTGAGTTTTGTTAGGTTTGATTAACTGTTTGGCCAAAATCAATCTCGGTAATGCagactgtgtgaagagtttttcAGTATTGATCGATGCTTCTTAGCAATCGAAACAAACTGTAATAGACGTAATGTTCACTCTgacgattaaaaaaataaaataaaatacaatgtcAAAGTGGAACTAAGTTAAATTGATTTCAACCCCAAGTTCTCGGGGAGATTTCGCGTCTTCGGTCTCTGAGTGAACCGAAGATTTTAGAGTTCCGCGTCGCTTCCGGGTCTCGCGCCGCTCAGACCGGAAGCGAGGATCGAGCATCGAGAGGATCCACGTCGCCAAACGGAGCCGCGCGCAAGTCACACCGCGAACGAGCGATTTCAGCCGGAAACGGGGCGAAtcgtttccaaaataaaactttttattttttgcacgccgctttttatttttacgctGGAGCAAACTAccgatgaaaaaataaataagactcCGTAGAGCAAAACCTAGCCTACAAAAAACCCCATTTACTTTCCCTTCGACATAGTTTAACCTCATTCGTTGCGTTTGTCGGACGAGCCTGgagttttattgtgaaaccaaACACCGGAAGCGGTGGCTTTCATTCTCGCTCTCGTGGCTCACAAAACTTCCTCCGCAGAGTCGCTCCGTGGAAGCAGCCCGGTCGACTTACTGTACAGCCCCGCTGACACCGACGTGGAACCATGGTAGGAGGAAACGAAAGAAGAACTTTGCGCTCGTgtgttgtcgtcgtcgtcgtcgttgttgttgttgttgttgtggtggcaCGGGACGTTGAGCCGTGTTGCGTTCAATAACTCCCCGTAAAGCTCACTACGTCAATCATTCAAAACACACCGGCACGAGTAGCAGCCTCCGCGCGACAACTAGACCAAAACTAAAAACGTTAACAAATGAAGGACCAACTAAGTTTAGAAAGTTGCGGTAaactttattgttgttgtgttgcatgACGATGGCTTTCAGTGAGTTTATGGGGGTccgtctttttttaacatgcaaTCCACCAATCAAAAGCACACTGCTGGTGAGCAGGCAGTCATGCATATGAAATGTGGAATGAGGAGTAAGCACAGCCacgcccccctccgccccccccgccctgtaAGCTCTCCAAAACCTGAGACACACCCCCAAAGTAACAGCTCATTCAAACCGCGTCCCCTTCACGACACGAGGCAGTGCCATCAAAGGTGTCACtgagacgatgatgatgatgatgatgatgatgctctgGCGGCTGATGGCGTGTCACAGGAGACTGATGATGACTTCTTTGTGTCCATCGCTGCAGCCTCTGCGGCTGGACATCAAGCGGAAGCTGAGCGCCCGCTCGGACCGGGTGAAGAGCGCCGACCTGCACCCCACGGAGCCCTGGATGGTGGCGAGCCTGTACAGCGGCACCGTGGTGGTCTGGAACCACGAGACGCAGGTCCGGaatcgcgcccccccccccccccccgcaacgcCGCAAGCGCTGTCTGATGGCTGCGTGTCGGTCCGTGTCTCATCcggtctcctgtgtgtgtgtgtgtgtgtagatgatgGTGAAGACCTTTGAGCTGTGTGACCTGCCGGTCCGAGTGGCCAGGTTTGTGGCGCGGAAACACTGGGTCGTCGCCGGAGCGGTGagtaatgtgtttttattatgaTAACGTAATAATTCCtcctggaaacaaaaaaaaagagtcactttgccccctgccccccccccccccccctccctcctccgacCCAGGACGACATGCAGATCCGCGTGTTCAACTACAACACGCTGGAGCGGGTTCACATGTTCGAGGCTCACTCCGACTACATCCGCTGCATTGTGGTCCATCCCACGCAGCCCTACATCCTCACCAGCAGCGGTACCACGCCGACGCGCTCTAGACGGGTTTGCATTTCTGGGCccgttctttcttttcttttgtttcacctgtttctgtgttttcagacgACATGTTGATCAAGCTGTGGGActgggacaggaagtggacgtGCAGTCAAGTGTTTGAGGGACACACTCACTACGTCATGCAGGTGGTCATCAACCCCAAGGACAACAACCAGTTCGCCAGCGCCTCTCTGGACCGGACcatcaaggtacacacacacacacacacacacaacgggccGCGTTAGGGCccacacagcagagagggggggggggggggggggtgtcttctGCGAGGTGATCCAGCGATGCTCCTCGCCTCCCTGCTGCAGGTGTGGCAGCTGGGCTCCAGGACCCCAAACTTCACCCTGGAGGGCCACGAGAAGGGGGTGAACTGCGTGGACTACTACAGCGGGGGGGACAAGCCCTACCTCATATCGGGGGCAGACGACCGCCTGGTGAAGATCTGGGATTATCAGGTCTCTGTCGCGCCGTGCACACGTTGAACAAACATCGCTTACTGGATTACTTCTTTGTGCTCTCGCATAACGTAACAAATTCCGAGGTTTATTCTgataaaatgtcttttcttctcatctcctGGGCTCCTTCCAAGtaactgtctttttttaaattattcaattCATCTCACTAAAAAAGTAATTGCGCAGTTTCAagcatgatgtcatcacaaAATCATTCTTACGCGACATTGAATGAGCCCAGTATTATTTTTCACATATTTACTGTACTTGATGAAGAAGATTAATTGTGTCAGCAGAGAAAACCAAATGCATTTCTGCGATGTTTTGAAAATAACTAGATGCATTTGATATGTGAAGCTAAACTCCGGCGTGTTTTCACCCACCAGAACAAAACGTGCGTTCAGACCCTGGAGGGTCACGCCCAGAACGTGACCTGCGTCTGCTTCCACCCGGAGCTGCCCATCATCCTCACGGGCTCCGAAGACGGTAGGCGACCATTTTTAACCCCCTCGCCCCGCCGTCCCCCTCAGTTTGCCCACTGTTTGTTgtctccccctcaccccccctcttcccccaggCACTGTGCGAGTGTGGCACTCCAACACCTACCGGCTGGAGAACACGCTCAACTACGGCATGGAGCGGGTGTGGTGCATAAGCGGCCAGCCGGGCTCCAACAGCGTGGCTTTGGGCTACGACGAaggcagcatcatcatcaaggTGTTGTCTCCCTGGACGGTGTGATGCAGAGAGGTGTATCGTTCCTTGAGGAAAGGCCCAAAAAAACCGATTgaaggttgtgtttgtgtttcccagCTGGGGCGCGAGGAGCCGGCCATGTCCATGGACGCCAGTGGGAAGGTCATGTGGGCTCGCCACTCCGAGGTGCAGCAGGCCAACCTGAAGGCCATGGTGGAGGCCGAGGTCCGGGACGGGGAGAGGCTGCCGCTGGGCGTCAAGGACATGGGCAGCTGTGAGATCTTCCCCCAGACCATCCAACACAGCCCCAACGGGAGGTGAGACGAGGCCTTCCATCTGGTGTCAGACCACAGCCCACacgatgcgggggggggggggggggaggggatgcgGGGGGTGTGTCGTCCTAAAGTGAGATCTGTGTGTTTTGGTCGTAGATTCGTCGTGGTGTGTGGAGACGGAGAGTACATCATCTACACCGCCATGGCCCTGAGGAACAAGAGCTTCGGCTCGGCCCAAGAGTTCGTCTGGGCCCATGACTCCTCCCAGTAAGTCCTCCAGGCGGGAGCTcggcattatgggaaatgtagaTGGAAGATAGATTGATTATTACCCGACCTCtacattatgctaagctaagctaacgtctCCTTGTTTTAGTGAAATGGAACTTTCTACTTCCCAACATCTCCACGACTGTAACGTATTTGTAATAATGGCaatcgctccccccccccccctcataacaAAGCGTGTCCTTGGTCTTTGTAGGTACGCCATACGGGAGGGCAGCAGCATGATCAAAGTCTTCAAGAACTTCAAAGAGAAGAAGGCTTTCAAACCGGACTTCGGGGCTGAAGGTGAGCTTCTTCTCCTGCGCCGCCATCGCGTCCTCGCGTGCGTCCTCGCGTGTGTCCTCGCGTGTGTCCTCGCGTGTGTCCTCGCGTGTGTCCTCGCGCGCGTCCAATGCTCTGCTGTCTCACAGGCATCTTCGGCGGCTTCCTGCTGGGCGTGAGGTCAAACAGCGGCCTGGCCTTCTACGACTGGGAGAGCTGCGATCTGATCCGCCGCATCGAGATCCAGCCCAAACACGTGCGTGCGCGCTCCTCTCGCTCGGCGCCGACCTCGTGGGATCGCTCTGACGCCGTCTGGTCttcgtgtcctttttttttttttttagatcttctGGTCGGACTCCGGGGAGCTGGTGTGCATCGGCACGGACGAGTCCTTCTTCGTGCTGCGCTACCTCGCGGACCGAGTGGCAGCGGCGCAGGAGTCCAAGGAGGAGACGACGGAGGACGGGATCGAGGGCGCCTTCgaggtcggtggggggggggcgtggaaaAGGGGCTTCATGAGAAGAGAAGTGAAGTTCTGACCTTATTTCCAATGATCACCTGTGTCTGTCTGGTGTTAATCCCGCCCACCAGGTGCTGGGGGAGGTCTCCGAGGTGGTGAAGACGGGGGCCTGGGTGGGC
Encoded proteins:
- the LOC119215326 gene encoding coatomer subunit beta'-like: MPLRLDIKRKLSARSDRVKSADLHPTEPWMVASLYSGTVVVWNHETQMMVKTFELCDLPVRVARFVARKHWVVAGADDMQIRVFNYNTLERVHMFEAHSDYIRCIVVHPTQPYILTSSDDMLIKLWDWDRKWTCSQVFEGHTHYVMQVVINPKDNNQFASASLDRTIKVWQLGSRTPNFTLEGHEKGVNCVDYYSGGDKPYLISGADDRLVKIWDYQNKTCVQTLEGHAQNVTCVCFHPELPIILTGSEDGTVRVWHSNTYRLENTLNYGMERVWCISGQPGSNSVALGYDEGSIIIKLGREEPAMSMDASGKVMWARHSEVQQANLKAMVEAEVRDGERLPLGVKDMGSCEIFPQTIQHSPNGRFVVVCGDGEYIIYTAMALRNKSFGSAQEFVWAHDSSQYAIREGSSMIKVFKNFKEKKAFKPDFGAEGIFGGFLLGVRSNSGLAFYDWESCDLIRRIEIQPKHIFWSDSGELVCIGTDESFFVLRYLADRVAAAQESKEETTEDGIEGAFEVLGEVSEVVKTGAWVGDCFIYTSSLNRLNYYVGGEIITVAHLDRTMYLLGYIPKDDRLYLGDKELNVVSYALLLSVLEYQTAVMRRDFGTADKVLPTIPKEQRTRVANFLEKQGFRQQALAVSTDPEHQFELALHLGELEVAQQLASEAQSEHKWKQLAELATAKCQFGLAQECLHHAQDYGGLLLLATASGNATMVGKLAEGAERDGKTNVAFLTYFLQGRLDKCLDLLIETGRLPEAAFLARTYLPSHTSRVVKLWKDSLSKVNRRAADALADPSQYSNLFPGLQQALQAEGYLKETHVGVRPAAEYPLVVPNEERNVLEESAGFESKGEMAEPKGTEETTETAPEDGGSDPTAEPERLRSSPVEDAPPSVETAAEETPGETMATGNGRTSPAPEPLISFESEDGPPRDEASPEEQTTALPVEPAGALQAEVGSSKEGSLEEEEEGPEGPAEDLEAEINEEILDLDDFDLEDIDTTDVNLDDDFLSE